One Alkalicoccus halolimnae DNA segment encodes these proteins:
- a CDS encoding zinc-binding dehydrogenase, whose amino-acid sequence MKAFVHEGKEGLNWTRIADIEDRELKPNEVKIRIMTAGLNHRDLFVLERHKEEAPLIIGSDAAGIVEETGEDVKKFQAGDEVVINPGLGWEEESAAPPEDFQIIGLPDHGTFAEYLNIPEANVEPKPPHLTWEEAGVFSLVGLTSYRALFTRGGLKASHTLLLPGAGSGAVTFMLLFAKKTGARVIVTSRSEQKRKKALEMGADKAIDSELDWEEQLAGEKVDLAVDAVGAATFQKSLDQLKKGGTMVIFGSSTGDEVKLNLREFFYGQFNLLGSTMGSHEEYQDMLSFMSKHNIKPAVDRVYPLEEAAEALRHLEKGAQFGKIALRIGELEGGK is encoded by the coding sequence ATGAAAGCTTTTGTACATGAAGGAAAAGAAGGTTTGAACTGGACGCGGATTGCAGATATAGAAGATAGAGAACTGAAGCCAAACGAAGTGAAAATACGTATAATGACAGCTGGACTCAACCATCGTGATTTATTTGTGCTCGAGCGTCATAAGGAAGAGGCTCCGCTGATTATCGGTTCCGATGCTGCAGGCATCGTCGAGGAAACGGGAGAAGACGTTAAAAAATTCCAGGCTGGTGATGAAGTGGTCATCAACCCCGGATTAGGATGGGAAGAAGAAAGTGCTGCTCCGCCGGAAGATTTTCAAATTATCGGCCTGCCTGATCACGGGACATTTGCAGAATACTTGAATATTCCTGAAGCGAACGTAGAACCGAAACCACCTCATTTGACGTGGGAGGAAGCAGGAGTATTTTCCCTTGTAGGACTTACATCCTACAGAGCACTTTTTACCCGCGGAGGTCTGAAAGCTTCTCATACGCTGCTCCTCCCCGGTGCTGGAAGCGGAGCAGTAACATTTATGCTCTTGTTTGCGAAAAAGACCGGGGCCAGAGTGATTGTTACTTCCCGTTCCGAACAGAAACGAAAGAAGGCTCTGGAAATGGGGGCTGATAAGGCGATCGATTCAGAACTTGACTGGGAGGAACAGCTGGCCGGAGAAAAAGTAGATCTTGCTGTAGATGCCGTTGGTGCAGCAACTTTCCAAAAATCGCTCGATCAGTTAAAAAAAGGCGGAACGATGGTGATTTTCGGATCTTCTACTGGAGATGAAGTGAAGTTAAATCTGCGGGAGTTTTTTTATGGGCAATTTAACCTTCTCGGAAGTACGATGGGGAGTCATGAAGAATATCAGGATATGCTTTCCTTTATGAGCAAGCATAATATTAAACCAGCAGTGGACCGGGTGTATCCTCTTGAAGAGGCGGCAGAGGCTCTCCGTCATTTGGAAAAAGGAGCTCAGTTCGGGAAAATCGCCCTGCGTATCGGTGAATTAGAAGGAGGGAAGTAA
- a CDS encoding DUF456 domain-containing protein, translated as MEILIWTVIAALFILSFIGLLFPIIPSVLLIWGAVALYAFLIDGGAVSWWTWVSFAMLTIVLFIADYAASMFFVKKYGSSTYGMTAATVGLIVGTFIIPPFGIFIVPFALVMLTEVAQKKPAKEAAKVAVGTLFGFLASTFAKGLIQALLIALFLADVLLFN; from the coding sequence ATGGAAATATTAATTTGGACAGTTATTGCCGCATTATTCATACTCAGTTTCATCGGTCTTTTATTCCCGATTATACCTTCTGTACTGCTCATATGGGGTGCTGTGGCACTATACGCATTTCTAATTGATGGAGGCGCTGTCAGCTGGTGGACATGGGTGTCGTTTGCCATGCTTACCATTGTATTATTTATTGCTGATTACGCGGCCAGCATGTTCTTCGTAAAAAAATATGGTTCAAGCACTTACGGAATGACAGCTGCTACAGTCGGCCTGATAGTGGGAACGTTTATTATTCCTCCTTTCGGCATCTTTATCGTGCCGTTTGCACTCGTCATGCTTACAGAAGTAGCACAGAAAAAGCCAGCAAAAGAAGCTGCAAAAGTAGCTGTAGGTACTCTTTTTGGTTTTTTGGCGAGTACATTTGCAAAAGGTTTAATTCAAGCCCTTCTCATAGCTCTTTTCCTGGCTGACGTGCTGCTTTTTAATTAA
- a CDS encoding DUF3900 domain-containing protein yields the protein MDLHINFAAFFQIKDSEGSGKTAVHQSTLSEREYTDSAVETFLHEEFKKMFLRKAERHPSSPKSATKLGRFIVEPGFELASNPNYAMLERVRQTEDSDSFTDESAKIIDAYIHTNSARGGVMLIVKASLPELSSQSFILLAKCDFEDHIVTLGDENDLLRQVNKAISTKGMKAVQFPHMPQEGLIEPWEVKIHQASHAHYFEDFLAYVEYPKTKNEMAAQEVVESAQEFVLSSFEEDSEERIAEEEVLEAWANTEERTLQERWEEEQVKEVARPILEKNPEVKLRLKLDHLKIDALLEDFGENLHIAKVGERYVVILEGEYFSFDKEASPVEFLQPDDLDNITARIKARHE from the coding sequence ATGGATCTTCACATAAATTTCGCCGCTTTTTTCCAGATCAAAGATTCTGAAGGAAGCGGGAAAACAGCTGTTCACCAGTCCACTCTTTCTGAGAGAGAATATACAGACAGTGCCGTAGAAACTTTTCTGCACGAAGAATTTAAAAAAATGTTCCTGAGAAAAGCTGAAAGACATCCATCTTCTCCTAAATCAGCTACTAAACTGGGCCGCTTTATCGTGGAGCCTGGTTTTGAACTGGCTTCCAATCCGAATTATGCCATGCTGGAACGGGTCCGCCAAACGGAAGATTCAGACTCATTTACAGATGAATCAGCAAAAATTATCGATGCCTATATCCACACGAATTCTGCCAGGGGTGGAGTTATGCTTATAGTGAAAGCCTCACTCCCCGAGCTGTCGAGTCAGTCTTTCATCCTGCTTGCCAAATGTGATTTTGAAGATCACATCGTTACTTTGGGAGATGAAAATGACCTTCTTCGGCAAGTGAACAAAGCTATATCCACAAAAGGGATGAAAGCGGTGCAATTTCCCCACATGCCTCAGGAAGGACTCATAGAACCGTGGGAAGTGAAAATTCATCAAGCTTCTCATGCCCACTACTTTGAAGATTTTCTTGCCTACGTGGAATACCCAAAAACAAAAAATGAAATGGCCGCCCAGGAAGTCGTAGAGTCTGCCCAGGAATTTGTTCTGTCTTCTTTTGAAGAAGACAGCGAGGAACGAATTGCAGAGGAAGAAGTACTGGAAGCATGGGCTAATACAGAGGAGAGAACGCTTCAGGAACGCTGGGAGGAAGAACAGGTGAAAGAAGTGGCCAGACCGATTCTTGAAAAAAATCCAGAAGTAAAATTGCGCCTTAAACTGGATCATTTGAAAATTGATGCCCTGCTTGAAGACTTTGGGGAAAACCTCCACATTGCAAAAGTAGGCGAACGTTATGTCGTTATTCTGGAAGGAGAATATTTCTCTTTTGATAAAGAGGCTTCTCCAGTGGAATTTCTGCAGCCTGATGATCTGGACAACATTACAGCACGAATTAAAGCAAGGCATGAGTGA
- a CDS encoding glutathione ABC transporter substrate-binding protein, with the protein MKKSRKLKVVTVMAAAAMMTAACASEPDNSGADNGAAPDNGGNNEAAEDGDSAGDGEAEELAGGNDLIIGTLSDISSLDPHTTSDVPSGNVQINIFESLTKFNEDLELQPNLAESWEDVEADVWEFKLREDVTFTDGTEFNAEAVKVNIERLLDPDVASPRAGQFETIEEVEVVDDYTVRFHLENPFAALPAHLSTYPSNIVSPELIEEDYANMEDDGQPGDIINENPVGTGIFTFNSWEPGDRVVLDANEDYWGENVNVDSVTFNVVPEDLTRIGEMESGAAHIIDPVTPSDMSRVEETDGTNVYQREAASITYMGFNAEKEPFGDERVRSAIDLALNKENMQEGVLEGTGEPANGPINSTQFGYSENIEPSAQDLEEAQSLLEEAGYEDGFETTLWTNDSRERMDIAELAQADLAQIGVDVTIEVLEWGAYLDATAEGEHDMFILGLSLPTMDADYPLHELFHSDSVGEGNRFFYADTDYDEIIQQARIEEDEDARLSLYEDAVNHLNAASPASFLYHPDHIMGHRDEISGFWADGSGLYQLQDVEIEQ; encoded by the coding sequence ATGAAAAAAAGCAGAAAATTAAAAGTTGTAACGGTTATGGCAGCTGCAGCAATGATGACAGCGGCATGTGCGAGCGAGCCGGACAATAGTGGAGCAGATAATGGAGCAGCACCTGATAACGGGGGAAATAACGAGGCTGCTGAAGATGGGGACAGTGCTGGTGATGGAGAAGCGGAAGAGCTTGCTGGAGGCAACGACTTAATCATCGGTACCCTCTCCGATATTTCTTCTCTTGACCCGCACACGACAAGTGACGTCCCTTCCGGTAACGTACAGATCAATATCTTTGAATCTCTTACAAAATTTAATGAGGATCTTGAATTGCAGCCCAATCTTGCAGAAAGCTGGGAGGATGTAGAAGCTGATGTGTGGGAGTTTAAACTTCGCGAAGATGTCACGTTTACAGACGGAACAGAATTTAACGCTGAGGCTGTTAAAGTGAATATTGAACGACTTCTTGATCCGGATGTTGCTTCGCCGCGGGCAGGGCAGTTCGAAACGATTGAAGAAGTGGAAGTAGTTGACGATTACACCGTCCGTTTCCATCTTGAAAATCCGTTTGCAGCTCTTCCTGCTCATTTGTCCACTTATCCTTCCAACATAGTTTCTCCTGAGCTTATTGAAGAAGACTATGCGAATATGGAAGATGACGGCCAGCCGGGGGATATCATTAACGAAAATCCTGTTGGTACGGGAATCTTTACATTCAACTCATGGGAGCCGGGTGATCGTGTCGTTCTTGATGCGAATGAAGATTACTGGGGTGAAAATGTAAATGTTGACTCTGTTACGTTCAACGTTGTTCCAGAAGATTTAACCCGGATCGGGGAAATGGAATCCGGTGCAGCGCATATTATCGACCCGGTGACTCCGAGTGATATGTCTCGTGTGGAAGAAACGGATGGAACAAACGTCTATCAGCGGGAAGCTGCAAGTATTACTTATATGGGTTTCAATGCGGAAAAGGAACCTTTTGGCGATGAACGGGTGAGAAGTGCAATTGACCTTGCTCTTAACAAGGAAAATATGCAGGAAGGGGTTCTTGAAGGCACAGGGGAGCCGGCAAATGGACCGATTAATTCTACGCAGTTCGGCTATTCAGAAAATATTGAACCATCAGCACAGGACCTTGAGGAAGCACAGTCTCTCCTGGAAGAAGCAGGATATGAGGATGGTTTTGAAACGACTCTTTGGACAAATGACAGCCGGGAACGTATGGATATTGCAGAACTTGCACAGGCTGACTTGGCCCAGATAGGGGTGGATGTTACGATTGAAGTCCTTGAATGGGGCGCTTATCTGGATGCTACAGCCGAAGGGGAACATGATATGTTTATTTTAGGTCTCAGTCTTCCGACGATGGACGCTGACTATCCGCTTCATGAATTATTCCACTCTGACAGTGTAGGAGAAGGGAACAGATTCTTTTACGCAGATACAGATTACGATGAAATTATTCAACAGGCTCGTATTGAAGAGGATGAAGATGCTCGATTATCACTTTATGAAGATGCAGTTAACCACCTGAACGCTGCATCTCCTGCTTCTTTCCTTTATCACCCGGATCATATTATGGGTCATCGTGATGAAATTTCCGGTTTCTGGGCAGACGGATCTGGTCTTTACCAGCTTCAGGATGTAGAAATTGAGCAGTAA
- a CDS encoding IS110 family transposase, whose translation MNDTTKFVGLDVSKNTIAVAIADAGRDAPRFWGTIPHTVENVRKLMRKLGPSDRLRVCYEAGPTGYPLYRLLLSLGISCDIIAPSLIPQRPGERVKTDRRDALRLAQLYRAGELTSIYVPTEADEALRDLVRCREDAKEDELRARQRLSKFLLRHELRPPQGVKRQTKKYREWLDTLKFSQDTLRVVFREYYHQLKEMELRVQRLEDEIYTQSIQGVHASMIQALQCLKGVALITAIGIVAEIGSFHRFRTPGQLMAYAGLVPSEYSSGERRNQGGITKTGNRHIRRLLVEAGWSYRYSPAVKGDLKKRQVGSSPAVQLISWKAQNRLHKKFYRLLSKGKESHKAVTAVARELLGFIWAISREIDPLPPASDQM comes from the coding sequence ATGAATGATACCACAAAATTTGTTGGTCTGGACGTCTCCAAGAACACGATTGCTGTTGCGATCGCCGATGCAGGTCGAGATGCTCCTCGCTTTTGGGGCACCATCCCGCATACGGTAGAAAATGTTCGAAAGTTGATGCGTAAACTCGGTCCATCGGATCGTCTGCGTGTCTGTTATGAAGCCGGTCCTACGGGCTATCCATTGTATCGGCTGCTACTCTCTCTCGGTATCTCTTGTGACATTATCGCCCCCTCTCTCATTCCCCAACGACCGGGTGAGCGGGTGAAAACAGATCGTCGGGATGCGCTTCGGCTCGCACAGCTGTATCGTGCCGGAGAGTTAACCTCGATTTACGTGCCGACGGAAGCAGATGAAGCACTGCGCGATCTGGTGCGTTGCCGGGAAGATGCAAAAGAAGATGAACTTCGGGCCCGTCAAAGGTTGAGCAAGTTTCTCCTGCGCCACGAGCTTCGACCGCCGCAAGGCGTAAAGCGCCAAACGAAAAAATACAGAGAGTGGTTAGATACACTGAAGTTCTCTCAGGATACCCTGCGGGTCGTTTTCCGGGAATATTACCATCAGCTCAAGGAAATGGAACTACGCGTGCAACGGCTGGAAGACGAAATCTATACCCAGTCGATCCAAGGTGTGCACGCCTCCATGATTCAGGCACTTCAATGCCTCAAAGGGGTGGCACTCATTACAGCCATCGGAATTGTCGCAGAAATTGGGTCCTTTCATCGGTTCCGCACTCCCGGACAATTGATGGCATACGCTGGCCTCGTCCCCTCCGAATACTCGAGCGGAGAACGGCGGAATCAGGGAGGCATTACGAAAACCGGCAATCGGCATATACGTCGTTTGTTGGTGGAGGCAGGGTGGAGTTACCGCTATTCCCCGGCGGTCAAGGGAGACTTGAAAAAGCGACAAGTTGGCAGTTCTCCCGCAGTGCAGTTGATCTCCTGGAAAGCGCAAAACCGGCTTCATAAAAAATTTTACCGCTTGCTCTCCAAAGGAAAAGAAAGTCACAAAGCCGTTACTGCCGTCGCTCGGGAACTCCTTGGTTTCATCTGGGCGATCTCTCGAGAAATCGACCCGTTGCCACCCGCCAGTGACCAAATGTAA
- a CDS encoding S9 family peptidase: MMDFAERTVAQFFTTYAIENFTVSTDESRLLFSTNLNGKMNIWAMDLPGGFPYLFAQTEQSAQFLKEDNSKTFVLTALDEDGNENSQLQVLPYEGGLPHPLFAAEKEEKHFFQELREDGTLYYATSRENPAFLSGYRYHLDDGTSEKLYEGTKGATFMNAVSPDGSKVVVGELRANTHIASYIVEKGNWTPLSDNPDTGHVIGDAVFVSDTKLYMITNENSEFSGIASFDISTGKKEEVLSLPEESITSLKWNKENAELYFTSEQGVEDRLYRWKPEEGSSPVNMHAPVSVIEQLSVSDLGNIYVLGMHADEPFNIYCFRGQEWHKITENRVLGVPRKDMIRPEVVHYETFDGMMIESLWFKPEKANGYVIFWPHGGPQAAERKQFRAMFQSFLNEGYAIFAPNFRGSTGYGASFTKLVEQDWGEGPRLDCKAGIEWLFNSGRCDRDKLFLVGGSYGGYMALLLAGRHAEYFRAVVDIFGVSNLFTFMESVPDHWKPIMEQWLGDPVKDKTRLEKDSPITYLASMTKPMLVIQGANDPRVVKEESDQIVEALLEQGTHVEYLVLDDEGHGFSKKENEIRVYERMLSFLKEHQAH, from the coding sequence ATGATGGACTTTGCAGAACGTACCGTGGCGCAGTTTTTCACCACCTATGCTATTGAAAACTTTACTGTTTCCACAGATGAATCAAGGCTGCTGTTTTCTACGAATTTAAATGGAAAAATGAATATCTGGGCGATGGACCTCCCCGGCGGATTTCCGTATTTATTTGCACAGACGGAGCAGTCTGCTCAATTTTTAAAGGAAGATAACAGCAAAACATTTGTGCTTACGGCTCTCGATGAGGATGGTAATGAAAATTCTCAGCTGCAGGTGCTTCCTTACGAAGGGGGACTGCCGCATCCGTTATTTGCCGCAGAAAAGGAGGAAAAGCATTTCTTCCAGGAACTTAGAGAAGATGGAACACTTTATTACGCTACAAGCCGGGAGAACCCTGCTTTTCTGAGCGGCTACCGTTATCACCTGGATGATGGGACCTCAGAAAAACTTTATGAAGGTACTAAGGGAGCAACTTTTATGAATGCTGTAAGCCCTGATGGCTCAAAAGTGGTTGTAGGTGAACTTCGTGCGAATACACACATTGCCTCTTATATTGTGGAAAAAGGAAACTGGACGCCGCTCAGTGATAATCCGGATACCGGACACGTCATAGGCGATGCTGTATTTGTGTCCGATACAAAATTGTATATGATTACAAATGAAAATTCAGAGTTCAGCGGCATTGCCAGTTTTGATATTTCTACTGGAAAGAAAGAAGAAGTTCTCTCGCTTCCGGAAGAGAGTATTACCTCATTGAAATGGAATAAAGAAAATGCGGAACTTTACTTCACTTCAGAGCAGGGAGTGGAAGACCGACTTTACCGGTGGAAACCGGAGGAAGGTTCCTCCCCGGTGAATATGCATGCCCCCGTATCTGTCATTGAGCAGCTGTCTGTGTCAGACCTCGGGAATATTTACGTACTGGGAATGCATGCGGATGAACCGTTTAATATATACTGTTTCAGAGGACAAGAGTGGCATAAAATTACCGAAAACCGAGTACTGGGTGTACCTAGGAAGGATATGATCCGTCCTGAAGTTGTCCATTATGAAACGTTTGACGGCATGATGATTGAATCTCTGTGGTTTAAACCGGAAAAAGCAAATGGCTACGTCATTTTCTGGCCTCATGGAGGGCCTCAGGCTGCAGAAAGAAAACAGTTCCGTGCTATGTTTCAAAGCTTTTTGAATGAAGGATATGCCATTTTCGCTCCTAATTTCCGGGGCAGTACCGGCTACGGAGCTTCTTTCACCAAACTTGTTGAACAGGACTGGGGAGAAGGTCCAAGACTGGACTGTAAGGCAGGCATTGAATGGCTGTTTAACAGCGGCCGTTGCGACAGAGATAAACTTTTTCTCGTAGGAGGAAGTTATGGTGGATATATGGCGCTCCTGCTTGCAGGCCGGCATGCGGAATACTTCCGTGCCGTCGTTGACATATTCGGTGTCTCCAATTTGTTTACGTTTATGGAATCTGTGCCGGACCACTGGAAACCGATTATGGAACAGTGGCTTGGCGATCCTGTAAAAGATAAAACAAGACTGGAAAAAGATTCTCCGATTACTTATCTCGCTTCGATGACAAAGCCGATGCTCGTCATTCAAGGGGCTAATGATCCGCGCGTCGTGAAGGAAGAATCAGATCAGATTGTAGAGGCTCTGCTTGAGCAGGGGACGCATGTGGAGTATCTTGTACTGGATGATGAAGGACACGGATTTTCAAAGAAAGAAAACGAAATCCGAGTTTATGAAAGAATGCTCTCTTTTCTAAAGGAGCATCAGGCACATTAA
- a CDS encoding DUF2179 domain-containing protein — MLEPLIIFFAQLLYVPVLTLRTIMMVKSQKGKASGLGVLEGIIYVVAVGLVLSDLTNYYNMAAYALGFGVGLYIGAYVEEKLAIGYVTIEANIPQSNEELVNRLREVGFSVSTSKVQGIDAERYLLHCTARRDREKEFYRIIESYEEKAFVASFEPRSFKGGYITKGMKRRWELFNRRKQNKKSA; from the coding sequence ATGCTGGAACCACTTATTATTTTCTTTGCCCAGCTGTTATACGTGCCTGTTTTAACTCTTCGAACGATCATGATGGTTAAATCCCAGAAAGGTAAAGCTTCCGGTCTTGGCGTACTTGAAGGGATCATTTATGTAGTTGCTGTCGGACTGGTATTAAGTGATTTAACAAATTATTATAATATGGCTGCCTATGCTCTTGGTTTTGGAGTCGGACTGTACATTGGAGCTTACGTCGAAGAAAAACTGGCTATTGGTTATGTTACGATTGAAGCTAACATTCCCCAGTCAAACGAAGAACTTGTGAATCGCCTTCGCGAAGTGGGTTTTAGTGTTTCCACTTCTAAAGTTCAGGGGATAGATGCCGAGCGGTATTTATTGCACTGTACAGCGAGACGAGATCGTGAGAAAGAATTTTATAGAATTATTGAATCCTACGAAGAAAAGGCTTTTGTTGCCTCTTTTGAACCCCGCAGTTTTAAAGGCGGTTATATTACAAAAGGTATGAAGCGGCGCTGGGAACTATTTAACCGGCGGAAGCAGAACAAAAAATCAGCATAA
- a CDS encoding alpha/beta hydrolase family protein, protein MEYQDFYRQSPYVKTEKSRFQKFASWWKKRLKVMAAWDEDLEGVILAMYAASMAAAAIAALAMPTGLGRAVDLIVFMSANTAAFAGISFAAAYLLSLLYVPLPRLILSASAYTAFLAYYIQDEANLGVYFTSIMTGIFIISAYVLGALLQIWMSRLPAPKKLIYSFIPVSWFLLLIFFHPTIEEHDATSTFTSSEGVSTVQTADPGEPGGYNAELIYYSNGEDRHRQHFAEGTDILSESVDASRYFSDDEWENWRTSFWGFDDSAFPLNGEMWMPEGEGPFPVVLMTHGNHRMENFSDAGYTYLGEHLASHGYAAVSIDQNFVNYSNWTGSPNEDMKLRAWLFMQHLLELQKFNEETETLQGRLNMDHIALIGHSRGGQAAAMTAEYEKFFEEDPALEGMDELEITSVIGLAPTDQQVDDMRPAPVNVNYLSLHGARDGDVHNFRGDRQYGRVELDGSGDFMKAAVYVAEANHSQFNTDWGRTDMRLPGSLFLSREQMMEPEEQQKLAKVFTTAFLETTIRGEEEYEQLFRDVRTGRNWLPDTQYVTRYSNSAYSPLVTFNRENDREQFPEGVTASGNDFESWQKVSTLDRAGSRKAPDGVQLEWETEASYHLELPDGYAEDYFNENKSYFSFSMAQMDRELSGNDRGTTDPEVYLRFTFRSGEETLINVEDFYTIPSSIWTQYSRYPFLEDYFRDGKYEEPIEPAFQTYLFETELIEQGQDLSELEQITWEFQNGPGSLVIDEIGFLED, encoded by the coding sequence ATGGAATATCAGGATTTTTACAGGCAGTCGCCGTATGTGAAAACAGAAAAATCACGTTTTCAAAAATTTGCATCCTGGTGGAAAAAAAGGCTTAAAGTCATGGCAGCCTGGGATGAAGACCTTGAGGGAGTTATATTAGCCATGTACGCAGCCAGTATGGCGGCTGCAGCGATAGCTGCTCTTGCTATGCCCACCGGCTTAGGAAGAGCAGTGGATCTAATTGTGTTCATGTCTGCTAATACAGCAGCTTTTGCAGGAATCAGTTTTGCTGCAGCTTATCTTTTGTCGCTGCTTTATGTACCGCTGCCGAGACTTATATTAAGTGCCTCGGCTTATACCGCTTTTCTGGCTTATTACATACAGGATGAAGCTAACCTTGGGGTTTACTTCACTTCGATTATGACCGGAATATTTATAATAAGTGCATATGTTTTAGGAGCATTGCTGCAAATATGGATGAGCCGTCTTCCTGCTCCTAAAAAGCTCATCTACAGCTTTATTCCTGTCTCCTGGTTTCTGCTGTTGATTTTCTTTCACCCTACAATTGAGGAGCACGATGCGACCTCCACTTTCACTTCCAGTGAAGGAGTTTCTACTGTGCAGACGGCCGACCCGGGAGAGCCGGGAGGATATAATGCAGAACTGATTTATTATAGTAATGGTGAAGACCGCCATCGGCAACACTTCGCAGAAGGAACAGATATCCTTTCCGAAAGTGTCGATGCTTCCCGCTATTTCTCTGATGATGAATGGGAAAACTGGAGGACATCCTTCTGGGGATTTGATGATTCAGCTTTTCCATTAAACGGAGAAATGTGGATGCCGGAAGGGGAAGGACCGTTTCCGGTCGTACTGATGACGCATGGCAACCACCGCATGGAGAATTTTTCGGACGCCGGCTATACCTATCTCGGAGAACATCTTGCTTCCCACGGTTATGCTGCAGTATCGATTGATCAGAACTTTGTGAACTATTCCAACTGGACAGGCAGCCCTAATGAAGATATGAAGCTGCGGGCTTGGCTTTTTATGCAGCATCTTCTGGAATTGCAGAAGTTTAATGAAGAAACAGAAACACTTCAGGGACGCCTTAACATGGATCATATTGCTTTAATAGGTCATTCGCGTGGAGGACAGGCTGCTGCAATGACTGCCGAGTACGAGAAGTTTTTTGAAGAGGATCCTGCACTTGAAGGTATGGATGAGCTGGAGATCACTTCCGTAATCGGCCTGGCTCCTACAGACCAGCAGGTAGATGATATGCGTCCCGCTCCAGTTAATGTTAATTATTTATCTCTTCATGGAGCAAGAGATGGAGACGTTCATAATTTCCGGGGAGACAGGCAGTACGGGCGGGTTGAACTTGACGGTTCAGGAGATTTCATGAAGGCAGCTGTATATGTGGCTGAAGCAAATCACAGCCAGTTTAATACTGATTGGGGAAGAACGGATATGCGACTTCCTGGAAGTTTGTTTTTAAGCCGGGAGCAGATGATGGAGCCGGAAGAACAACAGAAACTTGCTAAAGTATTTACGACCGCTTTTCTGGAAACGACGATTCGGGGAGAGGAAGAATACGAGCAGTTGTTCCGTGATGTCCGCACTGGTCGGAACTGGCTGCCGGATACGCAGTATGTAACCCGCTATTCCAATTCTGCTTATTCTCCTCTCGTCACTTTCAACAGGGAAAATGATAGAGAGCAGTTTCCTGAAGGAGTAACTGCGTCTGGAAATGATTTTGAAAGCTGGCAGAAAGTCTCCACCCTTGATAGAGCCGGCAGCAGAAAAGCTCCGGATGGGGTGCAGCTGGAATGGGAGACAGAAGCTTCCTACCATCTGGAACTTCCAGATGGATACGCGGAAGATTATTTCAATGAAAACAAGAGCTATTTTTCTTTTTCAATGGCACAGATGGATCGGGAATTGAGCGGGAATGACCGGGGAACGACAGATCCGGAAGTGTATTTGCGTTTTACCTTCAGAAGTGGAGAAGAAACATTGATTAATGTGGAGGATTTCTATACTATCCCTTCTTCTATATGGACCCAGTATTCGCGTTATCCTTTTCTTGAAGACTACTTTCGGGATGGTAAATATGAAGAACCGATTGAACCGGCTTTTCAGACTTATCTTTTTGAGACGGAACTTATTGAACAGGGACAGGATCTTTCAGAGCTTGAACAGATTACGTGGGAATTCCAAAACGGGCCGGGTAGTTTAGTAATCGATGAGATAGGTTTTTTAGAAGATTAA